The proteins below come from a single Necator americanus strain Aroian chromosome V, whole genome shotgun sequence genomic window:
- a CDS encoding hypothetical protein (NECATOR_CHRV.G19159.T1), with amino-acid sequence MSAANGVNVMLVESDSNTPNDEARTFSLEGNLTPSLMSYEISAPIFVTTISTQPFPGRSANSFNSRAGVDPSPVVVLSFTMQPTLNVI; translated from the exons ATGTCAGCTGCTAATGGTGTCAACGTTATGTTGGTCGAAAGCGATTCCAATACGCCGAACGATGAGGCGCGTACGTTCAGTTTGGAGGGAAATTTGACTCCTTCACTGATGTCGTATGAAATTTCA GCGCCAATCTTTGTCACCACCATATCAACACAACCGTTTCCTGGTCGATCAGCAAACTCTTTTAATTCTAGAGCAGGTGTGGACCCTTCTCCAGTTGTCGTTCTTTCTTTTACAATGCAACCTACTCTTAATGTTATTTGA